The genomic interval CTTTCTTAATCGTCGTAAGTAACCACGTATCGTATGAAAGTTTGAGTAAACATACTGCAGTCTGACCTACATTAAAGTACCTCGATTTGTTCCTCCAAAATAGCCATTGTGTATTCACTTCTTCAGGGTTTTGCTTAAATACTTCCATAGGATCAACAAAGCCATTTGATTGGTTGAACTTGATTTTCACAAGATTCATTTCTTCTTCTGTAAAACCAAGTAAATCATTAATTTTTATTTGCGACATAATTGATGCCCCTTTTCTAATTAAGTAATATAATCATATCAAACAAGCGTGATTGTGAGATAATAGAATTGAAAATAATTGATACAAATTATCAAAATTTGGTGGTGAATGAAATGGACGATAGGCTATTAACTCAAACTATAAGCGATCTAATTGATTTGAAATATGAGGGTGGCTATTGGGATTACAAACAAGAACATCATTCAAAAGAAAATAATCACAAATTACTGCATGATATTATCTGTCTTGCTAATAACCTTGAAAATAGAGAAGCATACCTCATTATTGGTGTAGACGATAATGGAAAAGTTGTTGGTTTTAAAGGTGATAGTTTTAGAAGGAATCAGCAGCAGTTAAATGATTTAGTAAGACATAAAAGATGGGAAGGTTATGGTGCGCCTAATATTAGACTTCGTACTATAAATATTGAAGGAATAGAGGTTGATGTAATAGTTATTCAGCAATCTATCCATGTACCATATACATTGGGAGAAGATATTAAGCCTAAAGGACAAAAGAATACATTCTTAAGAAAACATACCATATATACAAGGAATCAAGATAGCAATACTCCACATAATGGAGCTGCTACAATTACTGAGGTAGAACATTTGATGAAGATTAGATTAGGCATATTGCCTAATCCAATAGAAAGAATTAGAAGATATATTGATGACGTGGAAAACTGGAAATTAATTAATTCTAATTATGAGGGTATGTCCTGGTACTATCTATTACATCCTGAATTTACGATTGAATTATTAGATGAAGAGGAAGATGAGAATGCTAGCCCTCCTAATTTTTCTTTCGTTCAAATAAATGGGAGAAATTCTAAATTAAAGATTAATTTAAAGTATCATTCGACAATACTATATAAAGATTTTGCAAGGTATGTTGATGAAGCACGAGGAATTGTAGTATATCCCGATTTTTCAGCATTGAATGCATTTAAGTTAGGTAGTAAATTTACTAATACTTTTGATTATTATATTAAGAACTCAATTAAAATACAGCTTTCATCATTTTTAATGAAATTAAATCGTTTAGATAGAGAAGGGTGTTTATGGGAAAGGCATCTTTCCTATATACCTATTTTTATAGACGCAGATGAGATGAATGAAGTTAAATCAATTATTAATAAAAACTCTGATCAAGCTATGATAGATGTTACTCATTACAAAGAAGAAGTAAGTATATCAGGTTATAATACAGGTTTAACTGATGATGAAAGGGAGTTCGTAAAGCAAGATTTGGCAACAA from Macrococcus armenti carries:
- a CDS encoding ATP-binding protein: MKIIDTNYQNLVVNEMDDRLLTQTISDLIDLKYEGGYWDYKQEHHSKENNHKLLHDIICLANNLENREAYLIIGVDDNGKVVGFKGDSFRRNQQQLNDLVRHKRWEGYGAPNIRLRTINIEGIEVDVIVIQQSIHVPYTLGEDIKPKGQKNTFLRKHTIYTRNQDSNTPHNGAATITEVEHLMKIRLGILPNPIERIRRYIDDVENWKLINSNYEGMSWYYLLHPEFTIELLDEEEDENASPPNFSFVQINGRNSKLKINLKYHSTILYKDFARYVDEARGIVVYPDFSALNAFKLGSKFTNTFDYYIKNSIKIQLSSFLMKLNRLDREGCLWERHLSYIPIFIDADEMNEVKSIINKNSDQAMIDVTHYKEEVSISGYNTGLTDDEREFVKQDLATNLMVINKIKEYRETI